Proteins co-encoded in one Triticum aestivum cultivar Chinese Spring unplaced genomic scaffold, IWGSC CS RefSeq v2.1 scaffold32032, whole genome shotgun sequence genomic window:
- the LOC123174853 gene encoding uncharacterized protein has product MAELASGAVSSLLGVIRNEALLLGRVRHDVQFIQEEMESMQSFLTHLSKKAPAGGEHDEQIRTWMNQVRLLAQDSNNCIDLYLYRGNPEIHLARGGLRRYIAWLPWYGVEVPAKGAGVGQSPAGAGPTLAAIGSPVVHVATTSNASGGEEDDSDDQDVMALVVTDRSHPRGACFEPRTPEENVRVKLAEWIQNVAQCNTVKGGSVPSVAIVAPDKNETLAIAKEASAMWKKCNVLVDIPAVHFYSRALRTEDILYYILRELQLAKSQPQQQEVQGGGDEDINKTKREILSQKGEVVREITKIIQGMKVNKKISEIKSTLQNMKDNQPQLNLTEMSKDELGLLESAKDEPLGIFLRALWLLKLKPAKGAPAHKQVQERKGETRSRDDVIKETAKMLKKHMEIHAEDEKEEPHTKQILLKEAQYEDLLREVFPPVTIRKDPQNQEEDSKQATAINTTAGTTIILVEDQFKDMIRKILQELQEDKSMKNKKLDTTELREDISLKDKKIDTTELQEDKSEKKLDTTELQEVKSMKKPSQDFILDALIEETMERFWEIEWEMNQQLVIKGIMDKIRDCFDRKGDEIILVILKLDYDWVSGWEETKKAFSIFGCIAGALMLTFEENRTRAKGYCCPSREPIDYSVLGLYHDITLELTNQQMNKESAQIFLGILENCHQHEFCMKIFVHALYANPKRSDEELSKLHRTLQKVTDKSLDKIAKKILKFSYSDMPKEYKSCLMYLAIFPRRQPIRRSTLIGRWVVEGLITKEDWASSVRHASRCFDALINRWLVYPADIGATGKMKSCVIGDLVHEFITKIARKRRIVETRLSHHLALRFSIFNDLRLRGSDKIDRFFEKLHEESSRVSLIKVLDLQDCQCFGRKNQIYLRDICSKMLLLKYLSLRGTDVTQLPTEINNLRELEVLDIRETYVPPSATVNVLLLKLKRLLAGRIVPSSGVSSTELFSVEIPDKVEKMVNMEVLSNVKARTRQDMKDIGKLWQLRKLGVVIQYKEPHLRNFLRAISDLHECLKSLSITLPNIEDNKEIRDWVLEHYKNSPKLLESLSITGTTQTVQLLRLLTRDIDQLQLRKVTLSGTRLYQPDLKVLGKLPKLICLRLRDNAYIDSNLTFNND; this is encoded by the coding sequence GTACGGTGTTGAGGTCCCAGCGAAAGGGGCGGGAGTGGGGCAGTCGCCTGCAGGGGCTGGTCCCACGCTGGCAGCGATTGGTTCGCCAGTTGTGCATGTAGCCACAACATCTAATGCTTCAGGAGGTGAAGAGGATGACAGTGACGATCAAGACGTCATGGCGTTGGTGGTGACAGATCGCTCTCATCCAAGAGGGGCGTGTTTTGAGCCTCGTACGCCAGAGGAGAACGTTAGGGTGAAGCTAGCGGAATGGATACAGAATGTTGCACAATGCAACACTGTTAAGGGGGGATCAGTACCATCCGTGGCCATTGTGGCACCGGATAAGAATGAAACCCTTGCTATTGCAAAGGAAGCTTCAGCCATGTGGAAAAAATGCAATGTCTTGGTCGACATCCCAGCGGTACACTTCTATTCTCGTGCCCTAAGAACTGAGGATATCTTGTACTATATACTGCGAGAACTTCAGCTCGCAAAATCCCAACCCCAGCAGCAGGAAGTTCAAGGTGGGGGGGATGAGGATATCAACAAAACAAAAAGGGAAATTCTCTCCCAAAAAGGGGAGGTTGTGAGAGAAATCACAAAAATTATCCAAGGAATGAAGGTTAACAAGAAGATTTCAGAAATCAAGAGCACTCTTCAAAACATGAAGGACAACCAGCCGCAACTCAATTTGACAGAAATGAGTAAGGATGAGCTGGGCCTGCTGGAATCCGCAAAAGATGAACCCTTGGGCATATTCCTCCGAGCATTGTGGCTGCTAAAGCTCAAGCCAGCTAAAGGTGCTCCTGCACACAAACAAGTCCAagaaaggaagggagagacacgTTCACGCGACGATGTCATTAAAGAAACAGCTAAGATGCTTAAAAAGCATATGGAAATACACgcagaagatgaaaaagaagaaccACACACAAAGCAGATTCTTCTCAAGGAAGCCCAGTATGAAGACCTCTTACGTGAAGTGTTCCCCCCCGTGACCATCAGGAAGGACCCGCAGAACCAGGAGGAAGACTCCAAGCAAGCCACAGCCATCAACACCACCGCTGGCACTACAATTATATTGGTCGAGGACCAATTCAAAGATATGATCCGCAAGATACTGCAGGAGCTGCAGGAAGACAAATCCATGAAGAACAAGAAATTAGATACAACTGAGCTGCGGGAAGACATATCTCTGAAGGACAAAAAAATAGATACAACTGAGCTGCAGGAAGACAAATCAGAGAAGAAACTAGATACAACTGAGCTGCAAGAAGTAAAATCCATGAAGAAACCAAGTCAAGATTTTATACTGGATGCTCTTATTGAAGAAACCATGGAGAGGTTTTGGGAAATCGAGTGGGAGATGAATCAACAGCTCGTCATCAAAGGGATCATGGACAAAATTAGGGATTGTTTTGATAGAAAAGGTGATGAGATAATCCTAGTTATCCTCAAACTCGATTATGACTGGGTATCCGGATGGGAGGAGACCAAAAAGGCTTTCAGCATTTTTGGTTGCATAGCCGGTGCACTGATGTTGACCTTTGAAGAAAACAGAACACGAGCAAAAGGATATTGTTGTCCGTCGCGGGAGCCTATAGACTATTCTGTTCTTGGGCTCTACCATGATATCACACTCGAGCTTACAAACCAGCAGATGAATAAAGAGAGCGCCCAGATTTTTCTCGGCATCTTGGAGAACTGTCACCAACATGAATTCTGCATGAAGATCTTCGTTCATGCTTTGTATGCCAACCCCAAGAGGAGTGATGAAGAACTAAGCAAGTTGCACAGAACCTTGCAGAAGGTTACAGACAAATCATTGGACAAAATTGCTAAGAAGATACTCAAGTTCTCTTATAGTGATATGCCTAAAGAATACAAGTCTTGTTTGATGTACCTAGCAATTTTCCCTAGACGACAACCCATCAGGCGGTCAACCTTGATAGGACGGTGGGTTGTCGAAGGGCTGATAACCAAGGAAGACTGGGCCAGTTCTGTGCGTCATGCCAGTCGATGTTTTGATGCGTTGATCAATCGGTGGCTTGTTTATCCTGCCGATATTGGGGCTACAGGAAAGATGAAGAGTTGTGTGATAGGTGATCTTGTTCATGAATTCATTACCAAGATCGCTAGAAAGCGGCGCATTGTGGAAACACGCCTGTCACATCACTTGGCTCTCCGCTTCTCCATTTTCAATGACCTCCGACTCCGTGGCTCGGATAAAATAGATAGATTCTTCGAAAAGCTCCATGAAGAATCATCTCGAGTATCCCTGATCAAGGTGCTAGATCTCCAAGATTGCCAGTGCTTTGGACGGAAGAATCAAATCTACCTCAGGGACATATGCAGCAAGATGTTACTGCTCAAGTATCTGAGCCTAAGGGGAACAGATGTTACCCAGCTGCCGACTGAAATCAATAACCTCCGTGAGCTAGAAGTATTGGATATCCGAGAAACATATGTGCCACCATCTGCAACAGTAAATGTCTTACTCCTGAAGTTGAAGCGTTTGCTGGCTGGTCGCATTGTTCCAAGTTCGGGGGTAAGTAGTACTGAACTATTTAGTGTTGAGATCCCTGATAAGGTCGAAAAAATGGTAAACATGGAGGTATTGTCCAATGTCAAGGCACGGACGAGACAAGATATGAAAGATATTGGAAAGTTGTGGCAGCTCAGGAAGCTTGGTGTGGTTATTCAATACAAGGAGCCACACCTCAGGAATTTTCTTCGAGCTATCAGTGATCTGCATGAGTGCCTGAAGTCTCTGTCAATCACTCTTCCCAATATAGAGGACAACAAAGAGATCAGAGATTGGGTTCTTGAACACTATAAAAACTCTCCCAAGCTTCTCGAGAGCCTAAGCATTACTGGAACCACACAAACAGTGCAACTTCTTCGGTTGTTGACCAGAGATATTGACCAACTCCAACTTCGCAAGGTAACTCTATCTGGTACCCGGCTGTATCAGCCTGATCTGAAGGTCCTTGGCAAGCTTCCCAAATTAATATGTCTCAGGCTCCGAGATAACGCATACATCGATAGCAACCTCACCTTCAACAATGAT